One genomic region from Sporichthyaceae bacterium encodes:
- a CDS encoding Crp/Fnr family transcriptional regulator, with translation MIPERIAKVLAGSTVFAGLDQATLDVLAGLAVVRNYTRGQFIFQQDDPGDAMFVMLSGSVKVLVNSTEGGQVLFCTLEPEDCFGELSFLDGRPRSAAIETVGPVQVIVLSRAAVDSVFDANPALARALLVSLCDMVRRLSEQAADLVFLDLEGRLAKCLDRLAEEKGVVQGDGIRLDLTLTQSDLAGMVGASRPSVNQALAAFSRRGYVRTGSRNIVITDRAGLRRRHQR, from the coding sequence GTGATCCCTGAGCGAATCGCCAAGGTGCTGGCCGGCAGCACGGTGTTCGCGGGGCTGGACCAGGCGACGTTGGACGTCCTGGCCGGGCTGGCCGTGGTGCGCAACTACACGCGCGGCCAATTCATCTTCCAGCAGGACGACCCCGGCGACGCGATGTTCGTGATGCTGTCCGGGTCGGTCAAGGTGCTGGTCAACTCGACCGAGGGCGGGCAGGTGCTGTTCTGCACCCTGGAGCCCGAGGACTGCTTCGGGGAGCTGTCGTTCCTGGACGGTCGGCCGCGCTCGGCGGCCATCGAGACCGTGGGACCGGTGCAGGTGATCGTGCTGAGCCGGGCCGCCGTGGACTCGGTGTTCGATGCCAACCCGGCGCTCGCGCGGGCCTTGTTGGTGTCGCTGTGCGACATGGTGCGCCGACTCTCCGAGCAGGCCGCCGACCTGGTGTTCCTGGACCTGGAGGGCCGGTTGGCCAAGTGCCTGGACCGGCTGGCCGAGGAGAAGGGCGTCGTGCAGGGTGACGGCATTCGGCTGGACCTCACGCTGACCCAGTCGGACCTGGCGGGCATGGTGGGCGCCTCCCGGCCGAGCGTGAACCAGGCGCTGGCCGCGTTCAGTCGGCGCGGCTATGTGCGCACCGGGTCACGCAACATCGTGATCACCGACCGGGCCGGGTTGCGCCGCCGCCACCAGCGCTGA
- the greA gene encoding transcription elongation factor GreA codes for MTQTSTESVTWLTQDAYDRLRGELDHLSGPGRTELAKKIEAARDEGDLKENGGYHAAKEEQGKQEARIRQLTELLQHAKVGEAPADDGIVRPGMIVTVQFSDGDKQKFLLGSREVDMGDLDVYSEKSPLGAAILGKKPGQKASYVLPSGAKITVNVVSATPFTG; via the coding sequence GTGACCCAGACATCGACGGAAAGCGTCACCTGGCTGACCCAGGACGCCTACGACCGGTTGCGCGGCGAACTGGACCACCTCAGCGGCCCGGGCCGTACCGAGCTGGCCAAGAAGATCGAGGCCGCCCGCGACGAGGGCGACCTGAAGGAGAACGGCGGCTACCACGCGGCCAAGGAGGAGCAGGGCAAGCAGGAGGCCCGCATCCGCCAGCTCACCGAGCTGCTGCAGCACGCCAAGGTCGGCGAGGCACCGGCCGATGACGGCATCGTGCGCCCGGGCATGATCGTCACTGTTCAGTTCAGCGACGGCGACAAGCAAAAGTTCCTGCTCGGCTCCCGCGAGGTGGACATGGGAGACCTGGACGTGTACTCCGAGAAGTCCCCGTTGGGCGCGGCGATCCTGGGCAAGAAGCCCGGTCAGAAGGCCTCCTACGTGCTGCCCAGCGGCGCGAAGATAACGGTCAACGTGGTGTCCGCGACGCCGTTCACCGGCTGA